One part of the Polyangiaceae bacterium genome encodes these proteins:
- a CDS encoding MATE family efflux transporter: MSAPNDERERRQRIDQEIRRMAWPVIVSLLVVNAIELIDIAMLSRLGRDSVAAVGYSAQYVHLIVTSLQAIAIASVALMARAVGGGNLQRARAAFTAGCFFSLGLSGLVALVVWSAPSVPLAILGATPEVIELAVPYFRLVITGTLLVAADASIESAYRARKNTRVPLFAVAATGVTKLSLNLLLVFGLFGLPKLGLQGAGIATLAAHAAGLGVYWLARRVDREPRGERLSPSLSALASNRGVLGEMGRVALPALGERMVMNVALLTYFAILSKGYGGAAIAAYAIGVRLLAFSWIPGLGFGVAAATLVGQALGAGDVARARQSGWRSVRLALLVMAFLGVLVAFLRGSLARGFTADTAILEDLVPFLLTLAIAQPFMGVHFTLSGALRGAGDTMTPFMGAALGNWLIRVPLAYLFATHGASVVWVWSVLVGDHIARSIWSVLAFRAGRWGRGVDLQQISATRGELAR; encoded by the coding sequence GTGAGCGCACCCAACGACGAACGTGAGCGGCGTCAGCGGATCGATCAGGAGATCCGTCGGATGGCTTGGCCGGTCATCGTCTCGTTGCTGGTCGTCAACGCGATCGAGTTGATCGACATCGCGATGCTCTCGCGTCTTGGGCGGGACTCCGTCGCTGCGGTTGGATACTCGGCGCAGTACGTCCACCTGATCGTGACCTCGCTTCAGGCGATTGCGATCGCCAGTGTCGCCTTGATGGCTCGCGCTGTGGGCGGTGGCAACTTGCAGCGCGCGCGCGCGGCGTTCACCGCGGGCTGCTTCTTCAGCCTGGGTCTATCGGGATTGGTTGCGCTTGTCGTATGGTCCGCGCCAAGCGTACCGCTCGCGATCCTCGGCGCGACGCCCGAGGTCATTGAGTTAGCTGTTCCTTATTTCCGACTGGTAATTACTGGGACACTGCTCGTCGCGGCCGACGCAAGCATCGAAAGCGCCTATCGCGCGCGCAAGAACACCCGGGTGCCGCTGTTCGCGGTGGCAGCGACTGGCGTCACGAAGCTCAGTCTCAACTTGCTCCTGGTGTTCGGGCTCTTCGGATTGCCCAAGCTCGGCCTACAGGGAGCCGGCATCGCGACGCTGGCAGCGCATGCCGCCGGGCTCGGGGTGTACTGGCTAGCCCGCCGGGTGGACCGAGAGCCGCGAGGGGAGCGGTTGTCTCCGAGCTTGTCAGCGCTGGCCTCCAATCGGGGGGTGTTGGGGGAAATGGGTCGCGTGGCGCTCCCGGCGTTGGGAGAGCGAATGGTGATGAACGTCGCCCTTCTCACCTACTTCGCCATCTTGTCGAAGGGCTACGGCGGAGCGGCGATCGCGGCGTACGCGATCGGAGTGCGCTTGCTCGCCTTCTCCTGGATCCCCGGGTTGGGCTTTGGCGTCGCCGCAGCGACCCTGGTTGGACAGGCCCTGGGTGCAGGAGACGTCGCCCGCGCGCGGCAGTCTGGGTGGCGATCGGTGCGCCTCGCGCTGCTCGTCATGGCCTTTCTCGGCGTGCTGGTAGCGTTTCTCCGGGGAAGCCTGGCGCGCGGTTTCACGGCGGATACGGCGATCCTGGAGGACCTCGTACCTTTCCTCCTGACACTGGCCATCGCGCAGCCGTTCATGGGAGTCCATTTCACACTCTCTGGCGCGTTGCGCGGCGCGGGGGATACCATGACGCCGTTCATGGGAGCCGCGCTGGGTAACTGGCTGATCCGAGTTCCGCTGGCGTATCTCTTCGCGACTCACGGCGCGAGCGTGGTCTGGGTGTGGAGCGTGCTCGTGGGTGATCACATCGCTCGCTCGATTTGGTCGGTGCTGGCGTTTCGC
- a CDS encoding AMP-binding protein, giving the protein MTLASLAEQNLEQFGVYERLIFDADRFSNLQLHEQSQHLAGALAELGLAPGERVLLLMANRPEVLISYAAIWRAGGVAVPVLFLLEAHEIAFIAQNCGAKILITTTELLPKVEAAKECGAVFEHILVAGSSGPEHMSFTELIATGKRLPVVSRKDSDLAVLLYTSGTTGSPKGVMQTHGNLVAATRNSQASSGRDGSKDVGLLVLPLAHSFGLGVLVGGYLFGGKSVLIRWFDPKLVLDSIREHRVTAMAGVPAMYIGLMACADALEAAGGLVDTSTVERWLVGAAPMPSEQLVRFEKRFGGRMYTGYGLTEACPGIAIDREGHPRKAGSTGLPMEGVEVRIVDDDGAPVPRGELGEVIARGNNISPGYLGLPTETQATFRDGWLFTGDVGYLDDDGYLFIVERKKDLIIRGGFNVYPKDVEEVLHQLPEIQECAVVGVPHEVLGEEVAAYVVLRSGAKLEAARLTQHAQAHLAKYKTPAHLFFVDSLPKNGVGKIMKKELRKLAATQLGRA; this is encoded by the coding sequence ATGACCCTCGCGAGCCTGGCTGAGCAGAACCTGGAACAGTTCGGCGTCTACGAGCGCCTGATCTTTGACGCGGATAGGTTCTCTAACCTGCAGCTCCACGAGCAGAGTCAGCACCTCGCGGGTGCGCTCGCGGAGCTGGGGCTTGCTCCCGGGGAGCGAGTGCTGCTGCTGATGGCAAATCGCCCCGAGGTGCTGATTAGCTACGCGGCGATCTGGCGCGCGGGTGGAGTTGCCGTGCCGGTGCTGTTCCTGCTCGAGGCTCACGAGATCGCGTTCATCGCGCAGAACTGCGGCGCCAAGATCCTGATCACCACCACCGAGCTGTTGCCGAAGGTCGAGGCCGCCAAGGAGTGCGGTGCGGTGTTCGAACACATCCTCGTCGCAGGTAGTTCGGGACCGGAACACATGAGTTTTACAGAACTCATTGCCACGGGGAAACGATTGCCGGTTGTGTCGCGAAAAGACTCGGACCTAGCGGTGCTGCTGTATACGAGCGGGACGACGGGGAGCCCCAAGGGGGTCATGCAGACCCACGGCAACTTGGTGGCGGCGACCCGCAACTCTCAAGCCTCCTCAGGCAGAGATGGCTCGAAGGACGTCGGCTTGTTGGTGCTACCCCTCGCGCACAGTTTCGGGCTGGGGGTCCTGGTGGGAGGCTACCTATTTGGGGGCAAGAGCGTCTTGATACGCTGGTTCGACCCGAAGCTGGTGCTCGACTCCATCCGCGAGCATCGGGTTACAGCGATGGCGGGCGTGCCCGCGATGTACATCGGCTTGATGGCGTGCGCGGATGCGCTCGAGGCAGCCGGGGGACTGGTAGACACGAGCACTGTCGAGCGCTGGTTGGTTGGCGCCGCGCCAATGCCTTCGGAGCAACTCGTCCGTTTTGAGAAGCGGTTTGGAGGACGCATGTACACCGGGTATGGCCTCACGGAGGCGTGTCCGGGAATTGCCATCGATCGCGAGGGCCATCCTCGGAAAGCCGGTTCCACCGGGTTGCCAATGGAGGGTGTGGAAGTGCGCATCGTGGATGACGACGGCGCGCCAGTGCCGCGGGGAGAGCTTGGAGAGGTGATTGCGCGCGGAAATAACATCAGCCCCGGCTACCTCGGGCTGCCAACGGAGACCCAGGCGACGTTTCGAGACGGTTGGTTGTTTACTGGTGACGTTGGCTACCTCGACGACGACGGTTACTTGTTCATCGTGGAACGCAAGAAGGACTTGATCATTCGGGGCGGATTCAACGTCTACCCGAAGGACGTCGAGGAGGTGTTGCATCAACTCCCGGAGATTCAGGAGTGCGCCGTCGTCGGCGTACCCCACGAGGTGCTAGGCGAAGAGGTGGCCGCGTACGTTGTTCTGCGCTCTGGAGCGAAGCTCGAGGCTGCCAGGCTGACTCAGCACGCCCAGGCCCACCTCGCCAAGTACAAGACCCCGGCCCATCTGTTCTTCGTGGACTCGCTTCCGAAAAATGGGGTGGGCAAGATCATGAAGAAGGAGCTACGCAAGCTGGCAGCGACCCAGCTGGGCCGCGCTTGA
- a CDS encoding bile acid:sodium symporter: protein MSETVLARARVLLTERFWLLAYCLLGLGLLIEIPLEMARQAIPVCLGAVLYFTCLKVSPRAVLVELRRPRAARRLTALIVVKLFGLPLLVFISSLWLPEDDRLGLLILAAMPAGMSSVAFADVHRGNVALALLVLLATSLLSPVSVPLSLELPRLLGKAQAHALTPSEVAARVSYIAVLLGVPFVAAQVTRRAAAPWVARQQGRFTPLALVSLLALIFLATSATRARWFEQGLSGLLAVLVMVSLTSLAFLGTGALAGRIMGREDAVAFGCNCVYVNNGLAVAYALAFYPERPGVVLPCILITVPMVWVIGWVGRAIPLPAAEARMP, encoded by the coding sequence GTGTCTGAGACTGTCCTCGCGCGCGCCCGTGTCCTCCTGACGGAGCGCTTTTGGTTGCTGGCCTACTGCCTACTCGGGCTGGGATTGCTGATTGAAATCCCTCTGGAAATGGCCCGGCAAGCGATTCCAGTTTGCCTGGGGGCGGTGCTCTATTTCACGTGCCTGAAGGTCAGTCCGCGGGCAGTGCTGGTCGAGCTACGGAGGCCGCGCGCCGCGCGGCGCCTGACAGCACTCATCGTCGTGAAGTTGTTCGGCTTGCCGCTGCTCGTGTTCATCTCGAGCCTGTGGCTCCCTGAGGATGACCGCCTTGGGTTGTTGATCCTCGCGGCGATGCCTGCGGGGATGTCGAGCGTCGCATTCGCCGATGTGCATCGCGGAAACGTCGCCCTGGCCCTGTTGGTCCTGCTCGCGACGAGTCTGCTCTCACCAGTTAGTGTGCCATTGAGCCTCGAGCTGCCTCGCTTGCTCGGAAAAGCTCAGGCTCATGCTCTCACGCCGTCCGAAGTCGCAGCCCGCGTCAGCTACATCGCCGTGCTCCTTGGAGTTCCGTTCGTCGCCGCGCAAGTGACCCGCCGAGCAGCAGCGCCCTGGGTCGCGCGGCAGCAAGGACGATTCACGCCACTGGCGCTGGTCTCCCTCCTCGCGCTGATCTTCCTGGCGACGAGCGCCACCCGCGCGCGCTGGTTCGAGCAAGGTCTGAGCGGCTTGTTGGCGGTCCTGGTCATGGTCAGCTTGACCAGCTTGGCATTCCTTGGGACGGGAGCGCTCGCGGGGCGCATCATGGGTCGCGAGGATGCGGTCGCGTTCGGTTGTAACTGCGTTTACGTCAACAACGGCCTGGCGGTGGCGTACGCGCTGGCTTTCTACCCGGAGCGCCCAGGGGTGGTGCTGCCCTGCATCCTGATCACGGTCCCGATGGTTTGGGTGATTGGCTGGGTGGGCCGCGCGATACCGCTCCCCGCTGCGGAAGCGCGCATGCCTTGA
- a CDS encoding GNAT family N-acetyltransferase: MDLACAEVGEGMVLDRDQVQQDLGEIDRRSLASGLQQVLVVEVGSDVAGYASARKLFPARVRHVCVAAVAVHPRFQGQGVGRALMQAVVAWADAAGVSRLELYVRSDNGRAIALYESVGFVLEGVRRGFVRTLRGELIDDFIMVRFAPELNGARPQGEPSPAS; this comes from the coding sequence GTGGACCTTGCGTGCGCGGAAGTGGGCGAGGGCATGGTGCTCGATCGCGACCAAGTCCAGCAGGACTTGGGTGAGATTGACCGCCGATCACTAGCCTCGGGCCTGCAGCAAGTGCTCGTCGTCGAGGTTGGTTCGGATGTGGCCGGTTATGCTTCCGCAAGGAAGCTGTTCCCCGCTCGAGTAAGGCACGTTTGCGTGGCGGCGGTTGCGGTTCACCCCCGATTCCAGGGGCAGGGGGTCGGACGCGCGCTCATGCAGGCTGTTGTCGCTTGGGCCGACGCCGCAGGGGTGTCGCGCTTGGAGCTCTATGTTCGCAGTGACAACGGGCGGGCGATCGCGCTCTACGAGTCCGTGGGCTTCGTGCTCGAGGGTGTGCGTCGCGGCTTCGTTCGGACTCTGCGAGGGGAACTCATTGACGACTTCATCATGGTGCGCTTCGCACCCGAATTGAATGGCGCGCGCCCGCAGGGCGAGCCTTCCCCTGCTTCTTGA
- a CDS encoding tetratricopeptide repeat protein, with amino-acid sequence MFKDLELAVELARLQLLRDAERSTIDTDRAEALRNAQRATATDANRPLSRLIVTLAQGRAMLKPMTQAGPALRALLLGLFQQLTEGAIIQAKGAEAAAMHTLVGFIQLDRGDVAAAHAAFLTALDQHPRFAPAELGAGDAARAQGDFKEARRAYERCLALDPQSPDAALGLEAVKRRTALLVQPPPELPPGTPILDSEPLASTQATPNLCSPTARKSTPALCKALDELHKVDTPDATAQSGKAVLDEVWGQDCIEQRTQCDDHIALAVLEVSKAFARGNSFAKSIVVAKVAMANPGLGKANQEAILLAADAYYRIGIASIAANFYARYSGTKDLRAKAHLRGFMLKLVTLSPSEIHGEAQRLARERDIPKETRDALIQLAELAKPRRSTQEPKAEAGPPEVLSVASGLWAILETPSWSPASGR; translated from the coding sequence ATGTTCAAGGATCTGGAGCTGGCGGTAGAGCTGGCGCGGCTCCAGTTGCTGCGAGACGCGGAGCGCAGCACCATCGACACCGACCGAGCGGAGGCCCTACGCAACGCCCAACGGGCCACGGCGACCGACGCGAACCGCCCCTTGTCTCGCCTGATCGTGACCCTCGCTCAAGGTCGGGCCATGCTGAAGCCGATGACCCAGGCGGGGCCCGCCTTGCGGGCGCTCCTGCTCGGGCTCTTTCAGCAGCTCACGGAGGGCGCGATCATCCAGGCCAAGGGCGCTGAAGCGGCTGCCATGCACACGCTGGTCGGCTTCATCCAGCTCGATCGCGGGGACGTCGCCGCCGCCCATGCCGCTTTCCTCACGGCACTGGATCAGCACCCGCGTTTCGCCCCTGCAGAGCTTGGTGCGGGAGATGCCGCCCGCGCCCAAGGTGATTTCAAGGAGGCTCGCCGCGCCTATGAGCGTTGCCTGGCGCTCGACCCCCAGAGCCCGGATGCAGCCCTCGGCTTGGAGGCGGTCAAGCGGCGCACCGCGCTGTTGGTTCAGCCCCCGCCGGAGCTACCGCCGGGCACTCCAATTCTCGACTCAGAGCCTCTGGCGAGCACGCAAGCTACGCCGAACCTGTGTAGCCCCACGGCGCGCAAGTCGACGCCAGCGCTCTGCAAAGCATTGGACGAGCTGCACAAGGTCGACACGCCGGACGCCACTGCGCAAAGCGGCAAGGCGGTGCTCGACGAGGTGTGGGGCCAAGACTGCATAGAACAGCGCACCCAGTGCGATGACCACATCGCTCTTGCCGTGCTCGAAGTCTCGAAAGCGTTCGCGCGCGGAAATAGCTTCGCAAAGTCCATTGTGGTGGCGAAGGTGGCGATGGCGAACCCTGGGCTTGGCAAGGCCAATCAGGAAGCGATCCTGCTGGCAGCAGACGCCTACTATCGGATTGGCATCGCGAGCATTGCTGCAAACTTCTACGCTAGATACTCGGGCACCAAAGATCTAAGAGCGAAGGCTCATTTACGGGGGTTCATGCTGAAGCTGGTGACACTGAGTCCCAGCGAAATCCACGGCGAGGCGCAGCGACTAGCCAGAGAACGCGATATCCCCAAGGAAACACGTGACGCGCTGATCCAACTCGCGGAGTTGGCCAAGCCCCGCCGCTCGACTCAGGAGCCGAAAGCGGAAGCCGGCCCGCCTGAGGTACTCAGCGTGGCAAGCGGCCTCTGGGCAATCCTCGAAACGCCCAGCTGGAGCCCTGCAAGCGGACGCTAG
- the ylqF gene encoding ribosome biogenesis GTPase YlqF — translation MRINWFPGHMNKARREMREAMRRTDVVIEVLDARLPRSSRNPMLERLAGRVPVLRVLAKSDLADPEQTARWLEHFDSQGKAALAIVGNKKSDAARVLGACRNLALPRRKIGRPTYAMVVGIPNVGKSTLLNGLAGRKVAAVEDRPAVTQRQQQTEASDDVLVMDTPGVLWPRLDDQEGATRLALSGAIREAVIDVESIARYGLGLMAERYPKALRERYEIDPSEAQADSESGSGGRKAPRAKQADVSETSPNADESLDLVGAFDVVGALERQRGVDTYLLLELIGKRRGCLLKGGELDREKAARVFLHDWRQGRLGQVSLDWTDESRLNLPKPPEPVLRGRTAAWAKASDGVDPRESKPRGKKLGKHSVGRGARAAEGATTEGGRRAAPRKPGRASPPNTRVKKAAKATSAAVPDIKNRPAKSKVKKRLSLKKRMGGGR, via the coding sequence ATGAGAATCAACTGGTTCCCCGGGCACATGAACAAGGCCCGGCGCGAGATGCGCGAGGCCATGCGCCGCACCGACGTAGTGATCGAGGTGCTCGACGCCCGTCTGCCACGTTCGAGCCGCAACCCGATGCTCGAGCGCCTCGCCGGTAGAGTGCCAGTGCTACGCGTGCTCGCAAAGAGCGACCTCGCCGACCCCGAGCAGACCGCGCGTTGGCTGGAGCACTTCGACTCCCAGGGCAAGGCCGCGTTGGCGATTGTTGGCAACAAGAAGAGCGACGCTGCGCGTGTCCTCGGAGCCTGCCGCAATCTCGCATTACCGCGTAGAAAAATTGGGCGCCCCACTTACGCCATGGTCGTGGGTATCCCGAACGTGGGGAAGAGCACCCTACTGAACGGCCTTGCGGGCAGAAAGGTCGCTGCGGTCGAGGACCGCCCTGCGGTCACCCAGCGTCAGCAGCAGACCGAAGCCAGCGATGACGTGCTGGTGATGGACACCCCCGGCGTGCTCTGGCCGCGCCTGGACGACCAAGAAGGCGCTACCCGTCTCGCGCTCAGCGGAGCGATTCGCGAGGCGGTGATCGATGTGGAGAGCATCGCTCGGTACGGCCTCGGGCTGATGGCTGAGCGTTACCCCAAGGCACTGCGCGAGCGATACGAGATCGATCCGTCCGAGGCGCAGGCGGACTCCGAGTCGGGTTCGGGGGGGAGGAAAGCTCCTCGCGCGAAGCAAGCGGACGTCTCGGAGACATCTCCCAACGCCGACGAAAGCCTCGATCTAGTCGGCGCGTTCGACGTGGTCGGTGCGCTCGAGCGCCAGCGCGGCGTCGACACCTACTTGCTGCTGGAGCTGATCGGGAAGCGCCGAGGCTGTCTGCTCAAGGGTGGCGAACTCGACCGCGAGAAGGCTGCGCGTGTCTTCTTGCACGACTGGCGACAGGGCAGGCTCGGCCAGGTGAGCCTCGACTGGACCGACGAAAGCCGCCTCAACCTGCCGAAGCCTCCCGAGCCGGTGCTGCGGGGGCGCACCGCGGCGTGGGCGAAGGCGAGTGATGGTGTCGACCCGCGAGAATCAAAGCCGCGCGGAAAAAAGCTGGGCAAGCACTCTGTGGGCCGAGGGGCGCGCGCGGCAGAGGGCGCTACCACCGAGGGTGGCCGTAGAGCGGCTCCACGCAAGCCTGGGCGCGCCTCACCCCCAAATACACGGGTGAAGAAGGCAGCCAAGGCAACTTCAGCCGCCGTGCCCGACATCAAGAATCGCCCCGCCAAATCCAAGGTCAAGAAGCGCTTGTCGCTGAAGAAGCGCATGGGCGGGGGGCGCTAG